One segment of Mycolicibacterium sp. YH-1 DNA contains the following:
- the cobO gene encoding cob(I)yrinic acid a,c-diamide adenosyltransferase, whose protein sequence is MPQGQPIEVPADGLTTKARRNAPLLAVHTGPGKGKSTAAFGMALRAWNQGFDIGVFQFVKSAKWKVGEEAAFAELGRLHDERGVGGPVQWHKMGSGWSWSRKQGSEVDHAAAAADGWAEITRRLAEERHGFYVLDEFTYPLKWGWIDTDEVIEVLAARTGTQHVVITGRDAPQRLLDAADLVTEMTKVKHPMDSGRKGQRGIEW, encoded by the coding sequence ATGCCACAGGGCCAACCGATCGAGGTGCCCGCCGACGGGTTGACCACCAAGGCCCGCCGCAACGCCCCGCTGCTCGCGGTGCACACCGGGCCCGGCAAGGGGAAATCCACCGCGGCGTTCGGGATGGCGCTGCGAGCGTGGAACCAGGGGTTCGACATCGGCGTGTTCCAGTTCGTCAAGAGCGCCAAGTGGAAGGTCGGCGAGGAGGCCGCCTTCGCCGAACTCGGCCGCCTGCACGACGAGCGCGGCGTGGGCGGTCCGGTGCAGTGGCACAAGATGGGTTCGGGTTGGTCCTGGTCGCGTAAGCAGGGATCCGAGGTCGACCATGCCGCCGCCGCCGCCGATGGCTGGGCCGAGATCACCCGCAGGCTCGCCGAGGAACGGCACGGGTTCTACGTCCTCGACGAGTTCACCTATCCGCTGAAGTGGGGGTGGATCGACACCGACGAGGTCATCGAGGTTCTGGCCGCCCGCACGGGTACCCAGCACGTCGTCATCACCGGCCGGGACGCCCCACAGCGACTCCTGGACGCCGCCGACCTCGTCACCGAGATGACCAAGGTGAAGCATCCGATGGACAGCGGCCGCAAGGGTCAGCGCGGCATTGAGTGGTGA